From the Candidatus Hydrogenedentota bacterium genome, the window GCATTCGATTACGTGCGCGGGGACGATTGCACCGAGAAGTTCCCCGAGTTTGACGCGTACCTTGCGGAGAACTACTTCGTGGCGCTTGAAACCAAGGACTTTGTGATCTGGGAGTCCAACGCCTCCCCCACGGCAGAAAAGGACCGACTGCTGCGCGACGAGTCGCTCGAAACAACGTCCGACGACGACGCGGCGCCTGCCTGAATGGACGGCGCCCGCAATTGGATTCGATCGGCGTGCCCTTTCCAAGACGGACCGGTATCGCGCGGCGAGAGCAGCGCGCGAGTTGAAGGTCCCGGACGGCGGCATGCTAGGATTTGCCCACTCTAACCGTTGAAGGGCCGCATGCTGTTTCAGTCACTACGCCAACGAGGGACCCGCGCGTTTCGCTCCATCGATTTGGAAACACTCCTTATCGCCGCGGCGTTTCACATTCCGTTGACGTACTTGTTTGTCCTCATCGTCGTGAAATCCATGTGGTGGGAAACGACGATCGATACGCCCCTGTTCATGTATTCGGGGTTCCTCATGGACAAGCTTGGCATGGCGCCCGTGCGGGACTTCTTCACGTACAACATGCCGGGCACACACGTCATCTTCCGCTGGATATACCATTTCTTCGGAAGCAGCATTCTCGGTATGCGCCTTGCCGACACGTTGATACTGGCCCTGATACTGGTGTTGTTCGCGCGCATTCTGAAACCGTTCGGGCTTCGCGTCGTATGGGCGGGGACCGTGTTGTTCGGCATCCTGCACATCACGCTCGGCACGCACGTTTACTTGCAGCGAGACTACATGGCGCTGGTCCCGCTGCAACTTGCGATACTTTCCGCAAGCACATGGTTTAGCAGGCGCGAGCGGCTGCGCTGGTTCATGACCGGGCTCTTCACCGGTTTGCTTGCGACGATTAAGCCACACCTCATGCTGGGGGGGCTGGTCTTATACGCCTACTTGGCGATCGATGCCGCGAACACCGCGAACGTGGACTGCCGCGGCAGGCTCTTCCGGGCGGTGAAGATTGGGTTGTGGTGCGTGGTTGGCGGTGTCGTGCCGATTCTGTGGATGATCGCATACCTCGCGTACTACGGGGTACTCGCCGAATTCGTGACTGTCCTCACCCAGTACTTCCCGCTTCACGCGGATATCAACGGCGGGCATGTCGTTTTCGACGAAGGCGAAAAGCTGACATACCGATTCGCCGGAGTGTTTGACAAGTATCCGTGGGACTACTTTCAACTGGCCATCGGCGTGACGGGAGGAATCGCGCTGTTCCTGACGAGCCCGTCAGGGGCCGGGAACGAGAAGAAGTACGGTTACCTCCTCCTTGCGCTTGGAGCGGTGTATTTTGTGTATCCCGCGATAGCCGCCCGCTTTTACGACCATCACTACTATCCATTCCGATTGTTATCGGTGATATGGATCGCGTTCTGCCTGCGCAATTGGGGCACGGACACGCCCCTGCGGGTAAGGCTGTGTTCATACGGGATAGCGGGATTCGTCGTCGTAGGAATCTTCTACGTGAATTTTGGTTTGCTTCAGTTTACCCCTGCCAAGATGGACCCCTACTTTCAGACGGAGCGGCTTACGAATTGGCTCCGGCAGCGGATGCAGCCAGACGATACCGCACAAGCCATCGAGTGGGCATTCTGCGGGTCGACTCACGCGCTATTGCGTCTCGAAGCGAAACCGGCGACGCAGACAATCTGGGGAGAAGTTTTCTTTCACCACGTTAGTAACCCATTCGTGCGGAAACTCAAAGGGGATTTCATCAGGCAACTGTCGGAATCCGAGCCACGTTTCGTCGTTCAGACAAAGATGGAAATGGACTTTGTCGACGGAAGGGATTGCAGCCGGGAGTTTCCGGAACTTGACGCGATACTGCGGGAGCGCTATTTCGTAGCGCTGGAATCGACCGGATTCCGGGTATGGGAATCGAACACGTCGCCCACGGCTGAATCAGACCGAAAGACTCAGGATGCGGTGGTGAAAGAGCGCGGGCCGTTCGAAGACAAGTCAGATGACGATGAAATGGTTCGGTAGGGTGGCGTCGAAAACTACCGGCGCCGCAACATATTCCGCCCCCGAAAACGGCGACTGTAACGGCGCCGCGCCCGCCCGATCGCAATCCGGTGTCGTGGCAATGGCGTGGGTTGGACATCTTTTTTTCCTTGCGTATCTCGCGCACGCGGTGGTCTTCTGGCGGGATCGGGTGCTATACGACACTTCCGTTTTCCTGAATACCGGCCCGTTGCTTGATGGCGTCCCCTTCCGCGCGCTCGACCGGCTTTCTGTCCAAATCCCACCACAAGTATTGCCGCTCATCGTGGTGCATTTCGGCGGCTCGTCTCAGTTCGCGGCCATGGCGTACTCATTCAATTTCGCGCTCTTTCACTACGGAATATGGTTGTTACTGGTGTACGCGTTTCGCCGAATCGATCTTGGCGTGGCGTTCGTTGCGAGCATTCTGCTGCACCTGGTACACAACAACATTTTCATCCAGGCCGACCTGATGCATGCAATGGGCTACATGCTCTTGCTGTATTCGGTTGCGGACGCGCCGCCGGAACTTCGATTCGGCCGGGGAAACCTGCGGAAGGCGCTCCTGATACTTTTCGGATTAACGGCATGTTTCGGCCATCCGCTTATGGCGCTGATGACGCTGTACTGCATTGCGTTCGTAATGCTTAGGCGCCGGCGTTTCGACAGGCAATTACTCGTGGTGACGCTGATACCGATCGCGCTGTATGCAGCGTCGAAATTTACGGTTGGCGCCGGATACGAATCGGGAGCGTTCATAAAGACATTGATGCTTAGCCACTTGCTGGAAAGCCTTCCCTTGCTGCCAAATTACCTGTTGCGAGCCCATTGGCCGCTTGCCCTTTTTCTGGCAGCGTTCATGTTCGCCGCAATGCGAGGCCCCAATGCCCGGGGCATCATCGCGCTCACTGTTGGAATGGTTTTCGTCCTGCTGGCCGCATTTTGCTCCTGGATTCCACTCTATGAACACAGCAATTGGCAGTTCTCCGGGTACACATGGATGTACTTCCTATCCATTTACTTCGTTCTCATGATTCCAATATTCGATCGTGGGCCCTTGCCGCAGGAGGCAGGGAGCCAACGAAACGTTTATCGGATGCGGTTGTTGATCTGTCTTGTGTCGTTGGTTTGGGCCGGGTTCGGCAGCGCGATGGACTTCAAACTCTCGCGGGAGCGGCAATTGTTCATCGCGCGCGTGAGAGACGCGCTCGCCGGCGACGCCCCGCCCATCTACCTGATCGACGACCAGTTCTCGACCAATCCTCTCCTACGCGAGAACGACCTGACACTCTGGGACGATTCGCTGCTTATCTCTTCGTATGACGGCCCGAAAATGGCGTGCATGATTATTCCTCCCTATGCGTGGAAGGAAGGCGAGGCGGACATCTATCGCAAACGGTACCGGTATCGAATGAATGAACGGTATTTCGATATTCCGCCCGCGGACCGTTTTAGCCCGCATGCTGTGAATTCGGTAGTCTCGTTGGAAGCGCTTCGCAAAGCGGCGCTCAATTTGAAACTCGAACACCCCAGGAAGCCCACGGATTTAAGCTACGTCGGCGGCGCCCGCGAGGACTATCTCAAACCGTTAGAGGTCGTCTATTCGGTCCCAGTCACGTTCACCAATCAAGGGACAAGCCCGATGCCGTCTCGCGTGTCGCCGGGCAATGAGAATGACCGGCCAATTCCGGTGACCGTTGGGTATCGGTGGGAAGTGCGCGGCAGACCCATCGCCGAAGTACGCGAGGCGGAAACGTTGCCAATCGACATTCCGCGATCGTTCGTACACAACGTGCATGTGCATCGAAAAGGAGTCCCGCCGGACGCGGAACTCGTCGTAGGGCTCTTCGTCGGCAGAAGGTTCGTACCGTGTGCGAACGTAGAATCTTGGCCGTTGGCCGATTAGCGCCGAATAGCGATTGAACCATCAAGGTGGATGCATGAGCAGAGCGGGAAATAGCCCATTACGCGCACGGGAGTGCGCTATTTGGGCCCTCGTGTTGCTGCTCATTCAAGTCGTTAATTTTTCCGGCTTCTTCGTACGGGGTGAAGTACTCGCTCCTTCCGATCTGCTTTTCAAAATCCGGCCATGGAGCGAACACCGGCCGCCGGGCTTTACGGAGCCGGTGAACTCGCTCATGTACGACCCTGCGATGGCATTTCGTCCGGACTTCATTCGGCTACAGGAGGCGCTTCGAGAAGGCCGATGGCCGTTGTGGAACGATTTGGAGATGGGCGGTCTTCCGTTGCTTGCGAACTGCCAAAGCCGCGTATTCTATATTCCTCACCTGGCGCTTCGGATCCTTGACGTCGATACCGCGATATCATGCTTCATCGTGTGCAAGCTATGGCTCGCCGCCTTTGTCGCGTATGTTTGCGCGCGAGCGCTGAACTTCGGGGTTTGGCCGTCCCGCTGGTTTTCGATCGTCTGGGGGTTCGGATGTTTCGCGCATATATGGGCGTATTGGCCCATCACGGACGTGCTGGTCTGGGCGCCGGTCGTATTTCTCGGTACGGAGTGGGCAATCGAGCGCCGCTACCGAAAGGGTTTTTTTGCATTGGCGCTCGGCGGAACGATGCTCCTTTTTGCGGGGCATCCCGAAACGGCGTTCGCGATCGGCGCGTATGTGACGCTGTACTTCGCGTTGCGACTGGCATTTGCGTGGGCCGGAGGCTTGGCGCCTTGGCGTCCCATTGCGATCTTTGCCGGCGCATGGGTGCTTGCGACAACCGCGTACGCATCGCAGCTCCTACCGTTCATTGAATATCTCCGTCAAAGCGCGCCGGTCGAGGACCGCGTCGATATGCCGCTCACATTCAGCGCCTTATCGACGTTCTGGGTACCCCGCTTTTTCGGAACGAATGCCGAAGGCACTTTTTGGGACAAGAACACGCATAACGCCAACCTGACGATTCAACAGTATGTGGGGATGGCTGCGTGGCTCGGCGCCGCAATTGCTGTCGCGAACCTACGTCGCGGAGCAAACGCGACAGGCCCGGCCGCGCGGGCGCGGGTGTCCGCACTGCTGATTGCAGTTGCCGCTTCCGTTCTGATGGCGGTCGATGCGCCACTCTTGGGATGGGCCCAGAATCTGCCCGGCTTTTCCCACATGCGCACGATTTACCACGTCTACTTCACGTTGTTCGCATTACCGCTACTGGGCCTAATCGGATTAGACACATGGTTTGAACGTCCGCGCAAATTGCGCGAATTGACCATGACACTAACCGTTCTCGTGCCCGCGGCCACCCTGCTTGCGGGAATCTGGATGTATAACGAACGGCTCATCCAGATGGCGGGAGTCCGGGAGTATGTGATGCGAGAAATCGGCACCGCGATATGTATTGCGATGGTCTCGCTATCGATTTTGGCGGCGCATTGCTTGACAAGGCAGCGGGGATTCGTGTGGGCGATATTGATTGCCGCGAGTTGCGCCGACGTATTGTGGCCCGTGCGCGGATTAAACCCGTCCTTGCGGCGCTCGGAGCTTCCGCAGGCAACGCCGCTTATCTCCTACCTGCAGGAGAAGGCGAAGCCGTGCCGCGTCGACGTGCTGGGGGCGGCAATAGCGCCGGGCGCGGCCGGAAACTTTGATGTCGAAGAGTGGGAAGGGTACGACGGTTTGTACCCGGAGCGGCCCATACGATTTAGAGAGCGGCTCGCGCGCAGGATTTGGGACAAGATGTATGTCGTATCGAGCACGGACTACTACCTCAACGATCCCCAATATACGGAACTGGCCCCGATCGGCAAGCTCGCAGACCGCGGAGAGATCGAACTCGAAACAACGCTGGACGGCATAGACGTCTACCGGCACGTACGCATGTTGCCCCGCGCGCGGCTCGTGGGTACTTTGGAGATAGCGCACAACTCCGAACAACTTTTCGAGCGCATGCTCGATCCGGAGTTCGACCCGAGTAGCACCGCAATCACGGAGTCGCCGCCCGTTGCGGCGCTACCCAGTGGACAGGCCGAATCTCCCGGAACCGCAACACTCACAGTTCATCGCCCGGAGCACAGCGTCATCGAGGTGCGCGCGGAGCAAGACGCCGTTCTGGTTGTTGCGGAGAATTACTTCTCCGGCTGGCGCGCGACGGTGGACGGCGTCGATACGCCGATCTTTCCCGTTTACTACTGTTTCCGTGGCATATGCGTGCCCAAAGGCGATCATGTCGTCGCGTTCAGGTACGTGCCGTCCAGCCTCATTGCCGGAGTATCGATGTCCGCAATCGCGCTCGTGGCTTCTTCAGGGTCCGCGATCTACTTCCTGCGCCGACGTCGCTCGTGACGTTTTGCCGTCTGTATCGTCACTCTTGGGCAATTCGCCGGTCGGGTTGGGATTGTAGAAGACTAGCAGGTCGATCAACTTCTTATTGACAAAAGATTTGAACTCTTCTTCCGTAAGTTCGGATAACTCCTTCTCGAATGCGCGCCGCAAGATCAGCCCCTTCTCCCACCTGCACGCGAGAACTGGTTCGTAGCCGATGTCGTGCATTTGTCCGATGGTGTATCCGTCATCAATGATGAGGCTCCACACATCACCCGTGTAGAGCTGTGGGCACACGACGACGAGCTCCGGTTTGCGCGACAACGCGTAGCCGAACCCGCGTTTGGAGTGGCCCACCTTGAACGGACCTGTCGGCTCGGAATGACCCACATGTTCGTCGCACAGTCCCAACATGTCGATGCAGGGCAACTCCGAGTAGTAGGCGAGTTTACCCGCGAGGTTCAGCGCGACGGTCGCGTCAGGATAAGTTTCACCGAGCAGCCTGCCGAGTTTTGCGAGGCCGTCGCCCTGGAACTTCTCGGCACGCGGGCGGTAGTAGCCCCAGAGCGGATAGACGATCACGGCGAATGCGACCAGCACAGCCAGCGCCGCGCTGCCGGCCGACTTCAGCGACGGGAATAGTACGCGCGCCGCGATGACGAGGCCGAGCGGAATGAGCACGAGCATGGGCCGTTCGAAGTAGACGTCTCCGCCGACGTATTGAAAGTATGCGATCCATGCGAGCGCGGCGAGTATTTCGAAATCGGTTGCGATGAGTGCGCGGGTCTGCGTAAAACGAATCATCGAATCGAGCCGCCCGACTATTCCCGCAATTACCGCTGCGACCGTTATCAAGAAGCCGGCGTCGAATATGACCTGGCGGGCCTGCAGGTACCATGCGCTGTGGAGCCGTTCGGTCAACGAGCCGGTGAGTTTGGCGTAGTATGTGTTCGGGAGCGGATAGCCGTAGTACCAGAGCCGCCATGATATGAAGCACAGCGCAAAGGCGCCGAAGACCGCCCCCAGGACGACGGCCTGCCGTGGGCGCCGCCAGAGCAGCCAAGCGAGCGCCAGCACCGGCCAGAGGAAACCCTCGGCGCGCGTCACGAGTGAAAAGATCATTGCCGCG encodes:
- a CDS encoding YfhO family protein; this encodes MSRAGNSPLRARECAIWALVLLLIQVVNFSGFFVRGEVLAPSDLLFKIRPWSEHRPPGFTEPVNSLMYDPAMAFRPDFIRLQEALREGRWPLWNDLEMGGLPLLANCQSRVFYIPHLALRILDVDTAISCFIVCKLWLAAFVAYVCARALNFGVWPSRWFSIVWGFGCFAHIWAYWPITDVLVWAPVVFLGTEWAIERRYRKGFFALALGGTMLLFAGHPETAFAIGAYVTLYFALRLAFAWAGGLAPWRPIAIFAGAWVLATTAYASQLLPFIEYLRQSAPVEDRVDMPLTFSALSTFWVPRFFGTNAEGTFWDKNTHNANLTIQQYVGMAAWLGAAIAVANLRRGANATGPAARARVSALLIAVAASVLMAVDAPLLGWAQNLPGFSHMRTIYHVYFTLFALPLLGLIGLDTWFERPRKLRELTMTLTVLVPAATLLAGIWMYNERLIQMAGVREYVMREIGTAICIAMVSLSILAAHCLTRQRGFVWAILIAASCADVLWPVRGLNPSLRRSELPQATPLISYLQEKAKPCRVDVLGAAIAPGAAGNFDVEEWEGYDGLYPERPIRFRERLARRIWDKMYVVSSTDYYLNDPQYTELAPIGKLADRGEIELETTLDGIDVYRHVRMLPRARLVGTLEIAHNSEQLFERMLDPEFDPSSTAITESPPVAALPSGQAESPGTATLTVHRPEHSVIEVRAEQDAVLVVAENYFSGWRATVDGVDTPIFPVYYCFRGICVPKGDHVVAFRYVPSSLIAGVSMSAIALVASSGSAIYFLRRRRS